A section of the Prochlorococcus marinus XMU1402 genome encodes:
- the larC gene encoding nickel pincer cofactor biosynthesis protein LarC, with protein sequence MRDIFIECSPGISGDMLLGALYDLGVPKKVIEQPLIDLGLKDLYNLEFEESKSCSIRGVKAKVESIDCGPTKRNWRSIKELILKGQLEEKLQQIIYEVFESLANAEGKVHGIEPEEVHFHEIGAIDSLVDIIGVCAAWNYLNPRKVYCNEPMLGKGFVQTEHGKLSVPPPAVIELIRKNNIRVLSCFNSIEGELSTPTGISLLSCLVDYFRPPSKYSIKSYGVGIGNLKFPFPNLVRVYEIVSFEDSSINQQNNPNCEEISVQEAWIDDQTPEDVSNFVEKLRIEGAYDVSYQSINMKKNRIGFSIQAILPIEKKEFFRRLWFDYSSTIGVRERTQSRWILLRRRGECSTTFGNIKVKQILKPDGSITMKPENDEVLRLKLDHKISTDEIKKIIQESSKKFKAFENWK encoded by the coding sequence ATGAGAGATATATTTATTGAATGTTCTCCAGGCATTTCTGGAGATATGTTATTAGGAGCACTTTATGATTTAGGTGTGCCTAAAAAAGTAATTGAACAACCACTTATTGATCTTGGATTAAAGGATCTATATAATCTAGAATTTGAAGAATCTAAAAGTTGTTCAATCCGCGGGGTCAAGGCAAAGGTTGAGAGTATTGATTGTGGTCCAACCAAAAGAAATTGGAGAAGTATTAAAGAACTTATTTTAAAGGGGCAATTAGAGGAGAAATTACAGCAAATTATTTATGAAGTTTTTGAATCATTAGCAAATGCAGAAGGAAAAGTTCATGGCATCGAACCTGAGGAGGTTCATTTTCATGAGATTGGGGCTATCGATTCTTTAGTAGATATCATAGGTGTCTGTGCTGCGTGGAATTACTTGAATCCTAGAAAGGTTTATTGCAATGAACCTATGTTAGGTAAAGGTTTTGTGCAAACAGAACATGGTAAATTATCGGTCCCACCTCCTGCTGTTATTGAGCTAATAAGAAAAAATAATATTAGAGTTTTATCATGTTTTAATTCAATAGAGGGTGAACTATCTACACCAACAGGTATTTCTTTGCTTTCATGTTTAGTTGATTATTTTCGACCCCCTTCAAAATATTCTATTAAATCTTATGGGGTAGGCATAGGTAACTTAAAATTTCCATTCCCAAATTTGGTTAGAGTTTATGAAATTGTTTCATTTGAGGATTCTTCCATTAATCAACAAAATAATCCAAATTGTGAAGAAATATCTGTCCAGGAAGCATGGATTGATGACCAAACTCCTGAAGATGTATCTAATTTTGTAGAGAAATTGAGAATTGAGGGGGCTTACGACGTTTCTTATCAATCTATCAATATGAAAAAAAATAGAATTGGATTCTCTATTCAAGCGATCTTGCCAATTGAGAAGAAAGAATTTTTTAGGCGATTATGGTTTGATTATTCCAGTACTATTGGAGTTCGTGAAAGGACCCAATCTAGGTGGATATTACTTAGAAGAAGAGGAGAATGTTCAACGACTTTTGGAAATATAAAAGTTAAACAGATTTTGAAACCTGATGGATCTATAACTATGAAACCTGAAAATGATGAAGTTTTAAGATTAAAACTTGATCATAAAATATCAACTGACGAAATAAAAAAAATTATACAAGAGTCAAGTAAAAAATTTAAAGCATTTGAAAACTGGAAATGA